In a single window of the Thermus amyloliquefaciens genome:
- a CDS encoding tetratricopeptide repeat protein: MTRPFPKALTLLLGLGLALAQPAWERAESLFKAGEYAQAALAYEEVLAQDYGRFAAHLGLGVSLFRLGRLEEARFAFDQMVRVFPDRYEGHYNLGQVYLRLGKPKEAAEAFAKAAELSPTEEAYLGWATALTQAEQAKEAAEVLRRGLTPERSPAYHLALAQALYAAGRRAEAVPVLYGLLNREPRMAEGWDLLARILAEEGLRERALRELDRGLGAVEGKARARLLLRKALLSPRPEPLLREAYALDPSLWEAAYLLGQARLEAGDPKGALGFLLSAYRTSPEPQVALALAVAYLRLKDYRNAYRYAEEAGPPGGFLKAQAAYALGRREEALGLLEGMSSPEAQALRGTLLLEMGRLEEALALLRPLYASGRDPGVGVNLAAALVGLGRFGEAEMVLREVLAKAPKQAAAWYNLALALRGLGRQAEAERALAQAAALGSREAQALLRR, from the coding sequence ATGACGAGACCTTTTCCCAAAGCCTTAACCCTTCTCCTGGGGCTTGGACTGGCTTTGGCGCAACCCGCTTGGGAGCGGGCGGAGTCCTTGTTCAAGGCGGGGGAGTATGCCCAAGCGGCCCTGGCCTACGAGGAGGTCCTGGCCCAGGACTATGGCCGTTTTGCAGCCCACCTGGGCCTGGGGGTGAGCCTCTTCCGCCTGGGCCGCCTCGAGGAGGCCCGCTTCGCCTTTGACCAGATGGTCCGGGTCTTCCCCGACCGCTACGAGGGCCACTACAACCTGGGCCAGGTCTACCTGCGCCTGGGCAAGCCCAAGGAGGCGGCGGAGGCCTTCGCCAAGGCCGCGGAGCTTTCCCCCACGGAGGAGGCCTACTTAGGATGGGCCACCGCCCTCACCCAAGCGGAGCAGGCCAAGGAGGCGGCGGAGGTTTTGCGGAGGGGGCTTACCCCGGAGCGGAGCCCCGCCTACCACCTGGCCCTGGCCCAGGCCCTTTACGCCGCGGGGCGGAGGGCGGAGGCGGTGCCGGTGCTCTATGGCCTTTTGAACCGGGAGCCCAGGATGGCCGAGGGCTGGGACCTTCTGGCCCGCATCCTGGCGGAGGAGGGGCTGAGGGAACGGGCCCTCAGGGAGCTGGACCGGGGGCTTGGGGCGGTGGAGGGGAAGGCCAGGGCCAGGCTCCTCCTGCGCAAGGCCCTCCTTTCCCCCCGCCCCGAGCCCCTGTTGCGGGAGGCCTATGCCCTGGACCCTTCCCTGTGGGAGGCCGCCTACCTCTTGGGGCAGGCCCGCCTCGAGGCGGGGGACCCCAAGGGGGCCTTGGGTTTTCTGCTTTCCGCCTACAGGACAAGCCCCGAGCCCCAGGTGGCCTTGGCCTTGGCGGTGGCCTACCTGCGGCTTAAGGATTACCGGAACGCCTACCGGTATGCGGAGGAGGCGGGTCCGCCGGGTGGCTTCCTCAAAGCCCAGGCCGCCTACGCCTTGGGCCGGCGGGAGGAGGCGTTGGGGCTCCTCGAGGGGATGAGCTCCCCAGAGGCCCAGGCCCTTAGGGGTACCCTGCTTTTGGAGATGGGCCGTCTGGAGGAGGCCTTGGCCCTCCTCCGCCCCCTCTACGCGTCCGGCCGCGATCCAGGGGTGGGGGTAAACCTGGCGGCGGCCCTGGTGGGCCTTGGCCGCTTTGGAGAGGCGGAGATGGTGCTAAGGGAGGTGCTGGCCAAGGCGCCTAAGCAGGCGGCGGCCTGGTACAACCTGGCCCTGGCCCTGAGGGGCCTGGGCCGGCAGGCGGAGGCGGAGCGGGCCTTGGCCCAGGCGGCCGCCTTGGGCTCAAGGGAGGCCCAGGCCTTGCTTCGGAGGTAG